A single region of the Penaeus monodon isolate SGIC_2016 chromosome 18, NSTDA_Pmon_1, whole genome shotgun sequence genome encodes:
- the LOC119584445 gene encoding major facilitator superfamily domain-containing protein 6-like, whose translation MLGLLAYSVRLLGYSFLSNPWWSLVLEALEGVANGLMFPAGIMYCTVLFSMETITSSRGLMGFTYFGIGKLVGTVVGTEIRESLGDVQTFRWLSGAALVATVLYCVGFAALKRKSSRAAAAPQLAPPNGKRDLGGIDNLAMESGSH comes from the exons GTTACAGCTTCCTGTCTAACCCGTGGTGGTCGTTGGTTTTGGAAGCACTCGAGGGTGTAGCAAATGGACTCATGTTCCCTGCAGGAATTATGTACTGCACTGTCCTCTTCTCTATGGAGACCATCACTTCTTCCAGAGGATTAATGGGCTTTACCTACTTTGGCATTG GAAAACTCGTTGGCACCGTCGTCGGCACCGAGATTCGAGAGTCGCTGGGCGATGTTCAAACATTCCGATGGCTCTCGGGCGCTGCTCTTGTTGCGACCGTGTTATATTGCGTTGGGTTTGCAGCTCTAAAGAGGAAGAGTAGCAGGGCGGCCGCGGCTCCACAGCTGGCGCCGCCGAACGGAAAGCGAGACCTGGGCGGCATAGACAACCTGGCAATGGAGTCCGGTTCCCATTAA